From the Solanum stenotomum isolate F172 chromosome 4, ASM1918654v1, whole genome shotgun sequence genome, one window contains:
- the LOC125861214 gene encoding clathrin interactor EPSIN 2-like, with translation MKKAFDQTVRDLKRGVNKKVLKVPSIEQKVLDATSNEPWGPHGSLLADIAQASRNYHEYQMIMSVVWKRINDTGKNWRHVYKGLTVLEYLVAHGSERVVDDIREHAYQISTLSDFQYIDSSGRDQGSNVRKKSQSLVVLVNDKERIQEVRQKAASNRDKFRNTSAGGMYRPGSQSGSGGYGDRFDEDRYGGRDEERNGYGREREWGYRDEEKNGRYGDSNSRDGDRYGRDYDDSSRDGNKDDDYRGRGRSTDDYNYGSRSRSSDRYRDHTNDDDGQYSSRPLERRFSEQNLSAPPSYEEAVGGSRSPTHSERDVETSSASAPKSSSPHASASPSPATVPAPAPTAAPPPAPATATASPPSPAAAPAPPPENTVAESFDEFDPRASFTAAPPVPANGPVSTTSGGEMDLLGSLCDPFSNALALVPAASSASEVNPSGTTGTETTFGEASSVSTGSNQMFEDPFGDGPFRAMTSNNMQTHLQNTTPSFHPNPNQSPELPQSAPQGAEVSNATYSQFASTNMQYAQQELSTSNQEIDILADILPPSGPSPPGDHAIPSVQPATQTGFESYGGPTTQQTGYMPPPGQAGALTVFAAQPGQQSPQTIFPIQGQTASPVGFSGQANNSPSYGGYPAQPGQASQSGFGPTGGQPTSGFQPAAGYFPQSGYQIPAGSSVQSNANAGGYNTGLGSTGPFGSQMGQTSAGQPYLSQPTGATHMPSQMHVQSSQIQTSNALVLTQTTPAATALVANTQPAKDKFETKSTVWADTLSRGLVNLNISGSKTNPLADIGVDFDAINRKEKRMEKPSTTPVISTINMGKAMGSGTGVGRAGAGALRAPSNPMAGSGMGMGMGMGMAGGGPAGGPGMGAYGGSNQPYGGMGMNRPMNNMGMGMNMGQGFQMQQPSGFPPGPGAPMQGGYNPRMGMGPYGQQPYGGGYQ, from the exons ATGAAGAAAGCATTTGATCAAACCGTGCGGGACCT CAAGAGAGGGGTGAATAAAAAGGTTCTTAAAGTCCCTTCAATAGAACAAAAA GTTCTAGATGCAACTAGCAATGAGCCCTGGGGTCCCCATGGATCACTTCTTGCAGATATTGCTCAGGCTTCAAGGAACTA TCATGAGTACCAAATGATTATGTCTGTGGTCTGGAAGCGTATCAATGATACTGGAAAAAATTGGCGTCATGTTTACAAG GGTTTAACTGTTTTGGAATATTTGGTTGCCCATGGGTCTGAACGTGTCGTGGATGATATACGGGAACATGCTTACCAAATATCT ACACTGTCTGATTTTCAATATATCGACTCCAGTGGGAGAGACCAGGGAAGCAATGTCAGAAAGAAATCTCAGAGCCTTGTGGTTCTTGTTAATGATAAGGAGAGAATTCAGGAAGTTCGCCAAAAGGCAGCTTCTAATAGGGACAA ATTCCGCAACACGTCAGCTGGCGGTATGTATCGTCCTGGTTCACAATCAGGTTCAGGAGGATATGGTGACAGATTTGATGAGGATCGGTATGGAGGAAGAGATGAAGAAAGAAATGGTTATGGGAGGGAAAGGGAATGGGGCTACagagatgaagaaaaaaatggcAGATATGGAGACTCAAACAGCCGTGATGGGGATCGCTATGGTAGAGATTATGATGACAGCAGCCGAGATGGAAACAAGGATGATGATTATCGTGGAAGAGGTCGGAGCACTGATGATTATAATTATGGATCAAGAAGTAGAAGTTCTGACCGGTACAGGGATCACACCAATGATGACGATGGTCAATATTCTTCTAG GCCGCTTGAAAGGAGGTTTTCTGAGCAGAACCTTAGTGCACCTCCTAGTTATGAGGAAGCTGTTGGTGGTTCACGCAGCCCAACACATAGTGAAAG GGATGTAGAAACTTCTTCAGCATCTGCGCCCAAATCTTCTTCTCCTCATGCCAGTGCCAGTCCGAGCCCAGCTACTGTGCCAGCTCCTGCACCAACTGCTGCTCCACCACCAGCTCCAGCGACAGCTACTGCTTCACCACCATCTCCAGCAGCAGCCCCTGCCCCACCACCAGAAAACACGGTTGCTGAGagttttgatgaatttgatcCCCGTGCATCTTTTACAGCAG CGCCCCCAGTTCCAGCAAATGGTCCTGTGTCAACTACTTCTGGTGGCGAAATGGATTTACTTGGTTCCTTGTGTGATCCGTTCTCCAATGCATTAGCCCTTGTACCGGCAGCTTCGAGTGCCTCTGAGGTTAATCCATCTGGGACCACTGGTACTGAGACCACGTTTGGGGAAGCATCATCAGTATCTACTGGTTCTAACCAG ATGTTCGAGGATCCTTTTGGTGATGGTCCTTTCAGGGCTATGACCTCGAATAACATGCAAACTCATCTGCAGAACACTACTCCATCTTTCCATCCTAATCCAAATCAAAGCCCTGAGCTTCCTCAATCAGCCCCTCAGGGTGCTGAGGTCTCAAATGCAACATATAGTCAGTTTGCTTCTACTAATATGCAATATGCTCAGCAGGAGCTGTCCACCTCGAACCAGGAGATCGATATACTGGCTGATATTCTCCCACCATCTGGTCCTTCACCTCCTGGTGATCATGCAATCCCAAGTGTCCAACCTGCAACACAGACAGGTTTTGAGTCGTATGGTGGACCAACTACACAACAGACAGGTTACATGCCACCTCCTGGCCAGGCTGGAGCACTGACAGTTTTTGCAGCTCAACCTGGCCAACAGTCTCCACAAACCATTTTCCCAATTCAAGGTCAAACTGCATCTCCAGTGGGCTTTTCTGGTCAAGCAAACAATTCTCCATCTTATGGAGGCTACCCAGCTCAACCTGGTCAAGCATCACAGTCTGGTTTTGGACCCACAGGTGGTCAACCCACGTCTGGTTTCCAACCTGCAGCAGGTTACTTTCCACAGTCTGGTTATCAGATTCCCGCCGGCTCCTCTGTGCAGAGCAATGCCAATGCTGGAGGTTACAACACAGGATTAGGATCTACAGGTCCATTTGGTAGCCAAATGGGTCAAACATCTGCTGGACAACCCTACCTTTCACAGCCAACTGGTGCAACTCACATGCCATCACAAATGCATGTTCAATCTtcacaaattcaaacaagtaaTGCTCTAGTGCTGACACAAACTACTCCAGCTGCAACAGCTCTTGTCGCCAACACCCAACCAGCCAAAGACAAATTCGAGACGAAGTCTACCGTTTGGGCAGATACATTGAGCCGTGGACTGGTCAATTTGAACATTTCTGGAT CTAAAACAAATCCATTAGCTGATATCGGAGTTGATTTTGATGCTATTAATCGCAAGGAGAAAAGGATGGAGAAACCCAGTACAACCCCCGTGATCTCTACTATTAACATGGGCAAAGCAATGGGTTCAGGTACCGGAGTTGGCCGAgctggtgcaggtgcactacgGGCTCCATCAAACCCAATGGCTGGTTCTGGTATGGGCATGGGCATGGGTATGGGTATGGCTGGTGGTGGCCCTGCTGGGGGTCCTGGCATGGGAGCATATGGAGGATCGAACCAGCCTTATGGCGGCATGGGGATGAACAGACCTATGAACAACATGGGCATGGGAATGAACATGGGTCAAGGATTTCAGATGCAACAGCCTTCCGGATTCCCCCCTGGACCTGGAGCTCCCATGCAGGGAGGTTACAATCCCCGAATGGGCATGGGTCCCTATGGCCAACAACCATACGGTGGAGGATACCAATGA
- the LOC125862788 gene encoding galactolipase DONGLE, chloroplastic-like, with translation MPLFPHPPFSLSTPAVASHTSQRLILLASTMPTFSHSNISSNIINTTNNNKLATMWREIQGSRNWENLVNPLDTLLQEEIIRYGEFVVACYNAFDLDPNSKRYLNCKYGKNSMLSEVGLGKSGYQITKYIYATTNINVLSIGQNSSSSSSSGRWIGYVAISSDEETKRLGRRDVLITFRGTVTNPEWIANLMSTLSPARLDPSNLRPEVKVEAGFLSLYTSNEGERFGLRSCREQLLSEIGRVINMYKNEEMSITIGGHSMGSALALLLAYDIAELGLNKNSESNNISITVFSFGGPRVGNSGFKERCEELGVKVLRIVNVNDPITKLPGVLLNENFRVFGGRYEVPWSCSCYAHVGVEILLDFFNMQNPSCVHDLGTYLNLLKSHHHHKNLQVQREEEEDIDFFNIAKEFFLSILYYGEFLPFIW, from the exons ATGCCTTTATTCCCCCACCCCCCCTTTAGCTTATCCACACCGGCCGTGGCATCACACACAtctca AAGATTGATACTATTGGCTTCTACTATGCCTACATTTAGTCATAGTAATATTAGTAGTAACATTATTaatactactaataataataaattggcTACCATGTGGAGAGAAATTCAAGGATCAAGAAATTGGGAAAATTTAGTGAATCCATTGGATACACTTCTACAAGAGGAGATTATTAGGTATGGTGAATTTGTTGTTGCATGTTACAATGCATTTGATCTTGATCCAAATTCAAAAAGATACTTGAATTGTAAGTATGGAAAAAATAGTATGTTGAGTGAAGTTGGGTTAGGAAAATCAGGCTATCAAATAACAAAGTACATTTATGCCACTACAAACATCAATGTTTTATCAATTGGTCAaaattcttcatcatcatcatctagTGGAAGATGGATTGGTTATGTTGCAATTTCAAGTGATGAAGAAACTAAAAGATTGGGCAGGAGAGATGTGCTCATCACATTTCGAGGAACGGTTACTAATCCTGAATGGATAGCAAATTTGATGAGCACATTATCTCCTGCCCGTCTTGATCCTAGTAATCTCAGGCCTGAGGTTAAGGTTGAAGCTGGATTTTTGAGTTTGTATACCTCGAATGAGGGTGAAAGGTTTGGCCTAAGAAGTTGTCGTGAACAATTACTCTCTGAGATAGGGAGagtaataaatatgtataaaaacgAAGAAATGAGTATAACTATTGGTGGACATAGCATGGGGAGTGCATTGGCCCTTTTGCTAGCCTATGACATCGCGGAGCTAGGGTTGAACAAAAAT TCAGAAAGTAACAACATATCAATTACAGTATTTTCTTTTGGAGGTCCTAGAGTTGGTAACTCGGGGTTTAAGGAAAGATGTGAAGAGTTAGGTGTAAAAGTATTGAGAATCGTCAACGTGAATGACCCTATCACAAAACTTCCTGGAGTTCTTCTGAACGAAAACTTTAGGGTTTTTGGTGGGAGATACGAGGTACCCTGGAGTTGTTCATGTTATGCTCATGTTGGAGTTGAAATCTTGTTAGATTTCTTCAACATGCAAAATCCTTCATGTGTACATGACTTAGGAACTTATCTCAATTTGCTCAAAAGTCATCATCATCACAAGAACTTGCAAGTTcaaagggaagaagaagaagacattgATTTCTTTAATATAGCAAAGGAGTTTTTCCTTTCAATACTTTACTATGGAGAATTTTTGCCATTCATTTGGTGA